In one window of Branchiostoma lanceolatum isolate klBraLanc5 chromosome 15, klBraLanc5.hap2, whole genome shotgun sequence DNA:
- the LOC136421120 gene encoding CUB domain-containing protein 2-like: MGFSDAMLTLFLLYFLASPATSTECGGSLTSQHGVITSPNYPAPYPTETDCTWNITVSQGHVVLLTFDRIDLNPFPDAPEKCYLHMIEVYNGTEEATNLMGKFCGQTPPPALMSGGDTMVVKFLLDKWRRNDELFTGFSASFKAVQPELNSGCGNLALLTSQTGTLASVNFPGTYSSDAACKWEIAGTNVTLSFHSFQLVC; this comes from the exons ATGGGATTCTCAGATGCAATGCTGACACTTTTTCTGCTGTACTTCCTGGCTTCTCCTGCCACCAGCACAG AGTGTGGTGGCTCTCTGACGTCCCAACATGGCGTCATCACCTCTCCGAACTACCCTGCCCCCTACCCCACGGAGACAGACTGCACCTGGAACATCACCGTATCACAAGGTCACGTGGTGCTCTTGACCTTTGACCGGATCGACCTCAACCCTTTCCCGGATGCACCAGAGAAATGTTACCTGCATATGATCGAAGTTTACAACGGCACCGAGGAGGCTACAAACTTGATGG gtaaATTTTGCGGACAGACCCCGCCCCCTGCACTGATGTCTGGAGGGGACACCATGGTCGTTAAGTTCCTGTTGGACAAGTGGAGAAGGAACGACGAGCTCTTCACAGGTTTCTCCGCTTCATTCAAGGCAGTCCAACCTG AGCTGAACTCAGGCTGTGGTAATCTGGCCCTTCTCACCAGTCAGACTGGCACGCTAGCATCGGTCAACTTCCCCGGTACCTACAGCAGTGATGCCGCCTGCAAGTGGGAAATAGCAGGCACCAATGTCACCCTCTCATTCCACAGTTTCCAG ctggtgtgttaa